A single Myxococcales bacterium DNA region contains:
- the fghA gene encoding S-formylglutathione hydrolase: protein METLSRHKCFGGTLSYHRHAATSTACDMRFSVFVPPSLDEAARRPVLFFLSGLTCTEENFTVKAGAYRMAAELGLTVVAPDTSPRGEGVPAGAGGDLGMGASFYVDATAALWARNYRMESYIVHELPQLLIQHFPVDEGRMGLCGHSMGGHGALTLFLKHAGRFRSLSALAPICAASQSAWSKKAFSHYLGDDRAIWRAHDASELLLKHGPVNTPILIDQGLADPFLDRLQPEVFEAAARHVGQALTLRRHEGYDHGYFFIQTFIADHLQHHAAQLA, encoded by the coding sequence ATGGAGACTCTGTCACGTCACAAATGCTTCGGCGGCACGCTGAGCTATCACCGGCACGCCGCCACCAGCACCGCATGCGACATGCGCTTTTCGGTGTTTGTCCCGCCGTCGCTCGATGAAGCGGCCCGACGGCCCGTGTTGTTTTTTCTTTCGGGTCTCACCTGCACGGAGGAAAACTTCACCGTGAAGGCGGGGGCCTACCGTATGGCGGCCGAGCTTGGCCTTACCGTGGTGGCTCCCGATACGTCGCCCCGGGGGGAAGGTGTGCCCGCGGGCGCGGGCGGCGACCTGGGTATGGGCGCAAGCTTCTACGTGGACGCAACGGCTGCCCTCTGGGCGCGCAACTACCGCATGGAGAGCTACATCGTGCACGAGCTGCCGCAGCTGTTGATCCAGCACTTTCCCGTGGACGAGGGCCGCATGGGCTTGTGTGGCCACTCGATGGGGGGGCATGGCGCGCTGACTTTGTTCCTGAAACACGCGGGGCGCTTCAGGTCGCTCTCGGCGCTGGCGCCGATCTGCGCGGCTTCCCAATCGGCGTGGTCCAAAAAGGCGTTTAGTCACTATCTGGGCGACGATCGCGCGATCTGGAGAGCGCACGACGCGTCCGAGCTGCTGCTGAAACACGGACCGGTGAACACACCCATCCTCATCGACCAGGGCTTGGCAGATCCGTTTCTCGATCGCCTGCAACCGGAGGTGTTCGAGGCGGCCGCCCGGCACGTGGGCCAAGCGCTCACGTTGCGCCGCCACGAGGGCTACGACCACGGCTACTTCTTCATTCAGACCTTCATCGCAGACCACCTGCAGCATCACGCCGCGCAGTTGGCGTGA
- a CDS encoding S-(hydroxymethyl)glutathione dehydrogenase/class III alcohol dehydrogenase produces the protein MKTRAAVAFGAGKGLSVEHVDLQGPQAGEVLLEIKATGVCHTDAFTLSGDDPEGAFPVILGHEGAGVVVDVGPGVRSLAPGDHVIPLYTPECRECEYCLHPKTNLCQKIRGTQGKGLMPDGTSRFSLDGVPLLHYMGCSTFSNFTVLPEIAVAKIRPDAPFDKVCYIGCGVTTGVGAVVFDAKVEPGSKVVVFGLGGIGLNVVQGARMVGADQIVGIDINPERMAIAKTFGMTHFLNPLEVPNIVDAIIELTGGGADYSFECIGNTTTMRQALECCHKGWGESVIIGVAGAGKEISTRPFQLVTGRVWRGSAFGGARGRTDVPKIVEWYMNGKIDIDSLITHTMPLARINEAFDLMHAGKSIRSVVTF, from the coding sequence ATGAAGACCAGAGCGGCGGTTGCGTTTGGGGCGGGCAAAGGCCTGAGTGTGGAACACGTGGACCTGCAGGGGCCGCAGGCGGGTGAGGTTCTGCTGGAGATCAAGGCCACGGGCGTTTGTCACACGGATGCCTTCACCCTTTCGGGAGACGATCCGGAGGGCGCGTTTCCCGTGATCCTGGGCCACGAAGGCGCAGGCGTCGTGGTGGACGTGGGGCCCGGCGTCAGGTCGCTCGCGCCAGGTGATCACGTCATTCCGCTTTACACGCCCGAGTGTCGGGAGTGTGAGTATTGCCTTCACCCTAAAACCAACCTCTGCCAAAAGATTCGAGGCACCCAGGGCAAAGGTCTCATGCCCGATGGCACCTCCCGGTTCTCCTTGGACGGTGTGCCCCTGCTCCACTACATGGGCTGCTCCACGTTCTCGAACTTCACGGTGTTGCCAGAAATTGCGGTGGCGAAGATTCGGCCCGACGCGCCCTTCGACAAGGTTTGTTACATCGGGTGTGGCGTCACCACGGGCGTGGGGGCGGTGGTGTTCGACGCGAAGGTGGAACCAGGCTCGAAGGTGGTGGTGTTTGGTCTTGGGGGCATCGGGCTCAACGTGGTGCAAGGCGCACGCATGGTGGGCGCCGACCAGATCGTGGGGATCGACATCAACCCCGAAAGAATGGCCATCGCCAAGACCTTCGGCATGACCCACTTCCTCAACCCCCTCGAGGTGCCCAACATCGTGGACGCCATCATCGAGCTCACGGGAGGCGGCGCCGACTACAGCTTCGAGTGCATCGGCAACACCACCACCATGCGGCAGGCCCTGGAGTGTTGCCACAAGGGCTGGGGCGAAAGCGTGATCATCGGCGTGGCGGGGGCGGGCAAGGAGATCTCCACGCGGCCGTTTCAGTTGGTCACTGGGCGCGTGTGGCGGGGCTCTGCCTTCGGCGGCGCCCGAGGCCGGACCGACGTGCCCAAGATCGTCGAATGGTACATGAACGGCAAAATCGACATCGATAGCCTGATCACGCACACGATGCCTCTCGCAAGGATCAACGAGGCGTTTGACCTGATGCACGCAGGAAAAAGCATCCGTAGCGTGGTCACGTTCTAA
- a CDS encoding CAP domain-containing protein, translated as MTKDVRTFTPGLGRYVFVGLGALVGLGLGPAPVAAATVTPTAPAARNYFAPHQTTRLRQELAQQILRDLTIAAKQRNAPPPEVDLRLMRLSADLLPHLDHNQMPSVGLQEFLMSHHGIGEMPPHLVVLKVVARNSQVRKRLVAELAAELGPGPPVRVGVAVDDGMFETGAVLALSRPSVQMLPVPRQLAPEASALIAGTLSSGFASPEVHIATPDGRVRAPEVRVFKASFRSQVACDAGAGVYRVEVAARAAQGKQMLANFPVHCGVSPPTQHELVLAGRPETTDPEAAQALVLEAVNQARAAFGKPPVTRDGRLAGAALEHSRTMARRGTVQHSRTSTSRGVDVAGTGALVVLENVASGPSLADIHASLMSSPAHRANILDDQVTRLGIGVVTVTQPDTRAVLYLTQLFAR; from the coding sequence GTGACCAAGGACGTTCGCACGTTCACACCAGGGCTGGGGCGTTACGTTTTCGTTGGGCTCGGGGCGCTCGTGGGGCTCGGGCTCGGCCCTGCCCCTGTGGCCGCGGCCACGGTGACCCCCACGGCGCCGGCGGCCCGCAACTACTTCGCGCCCCACCAAACCACCCGGCTACGACAGGAACTTGCTCAACAAATCCTGCGCGACCTGACGATTGCGGCCAAACAGCGAAACGCCCCCCCGCCCGAGGTGGACCTGCGCTTGATGCGTCTTTCGGCCGATCTGCTTCCGCACCTCGACCACAACCAGATGCCGAGCGTGGGGCTGCAGGAGTTTTTGATGAGCCACCACGGCATTGGTGAAATGCCGCCCCACCTGGTGGTGTTGAAGGTCGTGGCCCGTAACAGCCAGGTCCGCAAACGTCTGGTGGCCGAGCTGGCCGCGGAGCTGGGGCCCGGGCCCCCGGTTCGGGTGGGGGTGGCGGTTGACGACGGCATGTTCGAGACGGGCGCCGTGCTGGCGCTGTCGCGTCCCTCCGTGCAGATGCTGCCCGTGCCGCGCCAGCTCGCACCCGAGGCCAGCGCTCTCATCGCCGGTACCCTGTCGTCAGGTTTTGCGAGCCCCGAGGTGCACATCGCCACGCCGGACGGCCGGGTGCGCGCGCCCGAGGTGCGCGTGTTCAAAGCAAGCTTTCGCTCGCAGGTGGCGTGCGACGCCGGCGCGGGCGTTTACCGCGTGGAAGTGGCCGCGCGGGCCGCGCAAGGAAAGCAGATGCTGGCCAACTTTCCCGTTCACTGTGGCGTGTCCCCCCCGACGCAGCACGAGTTGGTGCTGGCAGGTCGCCCCGAAACCACGGACCCCGAAGCGGCGCAGGCCTTGGTTCTCGAGGCTGTCAACCAGGCGCGGGCCGCGTTCGGCAAGCCCCCGGTCACGCGCGACGGGCGTCTGGCGGGCGCCGCCCTGGAACACAGCCGCACCATGGCCCGCAGAGGGACCGTGCAGCACAGCCGCACCTCCACGAGCCGCGGGGTCGACGTGGCTGGCACGGGCGCCCTGGTCGTTCTCGAGAACGTGGCCAGCGGCCCCTCCCTGGCCGACATTCACGCCAGCCTGATGAGCAGCCCCGCCCACCGCGCCAACATCTTGGACGACCAGGTCACGCGCCTCGGGATTGGCGTCGTCACCGTCACCCAGCCCGATACGCGCGCGGTGCTTTACCTCACCCAGCTCTTCGCACGCTGA
- a CDS encoding HipA domain-containing protein: MRGPCRPTDAMRVLDVSRPTFSRLTRTWASRLLVSGRARATRYLGVREILDAGQAVPVTEIQPDGTSLRVAVLHGVLPRAFWLASTQAASEGYFEDLPYVLHEMRPAGFLGRLIPRLHPELGFPLDIGLWTADNVVAYCSRMGWDLPGNLVLGEPAWKKFLESTRADVAYVADGERMRRYPSMADDVLGTGQAGSSAAGEQPKFLVARSQNGRAALVKFSPPTTNGLAERISDLLVAEHLALESMRTYGQDAARTELLFAGGRTFLESERFDRLPGHGRRGVISLFALDAQFLGALDGWISTAERLSVLGVVPTDAVLTVRWRQRFGELIGNTDMHAGNLMFFMQALKVHALAPAYDMSPARYAPRQSELPELAPLAPVFPGPDDGAVWASVCEAAEDFWRAVERHDAISPSFRALAARNARVVRQQAELARRLPRG, encoded by the coding sequence ATGCGGGGCCCCTGTCGGCCCACGGATGCGATGCGCGTGCTCGATGTGAGCCGCCCCACCTTTTCGCGGCTCACGCGCACCTGGGCCTCCCGCCTCTTGGTGTCAGGGCGCGCCCGGGCCACCCGGTATCTGGGCGTACGCGAGATCCTTGATGCGGGACAGGCGGTGCCGGTCACCGAGATACAGCCGGACGGGACGTCTTTACGGGTGGCCGTGCTGCACGGCGTTCTTCCGCGGGCTTTTTGGCTCGCGTCCACGCAGGCCGCATCGGAAGGCTACTTCGAGGATCTGCCCTACGTGTTGCACGAAATGCGTCCGGCCGGGTTTCTCGGGCGCTTGATCCCCCGCCTGCACCCTGAACTCGGCTTTCCGCTCGACATCGGGCTTTGGACGGCGGACAACGTGGTGGCCTACTGTAGCCGCATGGGCTGGGACCTTCCCGGGAACCTGGTCTTGGGTGAGCCCGCCTGGAAGAAGTTCTTGGAAAGCACCCGGGCAGATGTCGCCTACGTGGCAGATGGGGAGCGCATGCGCCGCTATCCGAGCATGGCCGATGATGTGCTGGGTACGGGACAGGCGGGATCGTCGGCCGCAGGTGAGCAACCCAAGTTCCTCGTAGCGCGTTCCCAAAACGGACGCGCCGCGCTCGTGAAGTTTTCTCCTCCCACGACCAACGGGCTGGCCGAACGCATTTCGGATCTGCTCGTCGCCGAACACCTCGCCCTCGAGAGCATGCGCACGTACGGACAGGATGCCGCGCGCACGGAGCTTCTGTTTGCGGGCGGCCGAACGTTTCTCGAAAGCGAGCGTTTCGACCGCCTGCCAGGGCATGGCCGGCGGGGTGTCATCTCGCTGTTCGCCCTCGACGCTCAGTTCCTTGGCGCCTTGGATGGATGGATCTCCACCGCGGAGCGACTCTCCGTTTTGGGGGTCGTGCCAACGGATGCGGTGCTGACCGTTCGCTGGCGACAGCGTTTCGGGGAGTTGATTGGCAACACGGACATGCACGCGGGCAACTTGATGTTCTTCATGCAGGCCCTGAAGGTGCACGCCCTCGCACCCGCCTACGACATGAGCCCGGCTCGGTACGCGCCCCGGCAGTCGGAACTGCCGGAGCTTGCCCCTCTCGCACCGGTGTTTCCGGGGCCCGATGATGGCGCTGTCTGGGCCTCGGTATGCGAAGCCGCCGAGGATTTCTGGCGCGCGGTAGAGCGGCATGACGCCATCTCGCCGTCGTTCCGCGCGCTGGCGGCGCGCAACGCGCGTGTGGTTCGTCAGCAGGCGGAGCTGGCCCGACGCTTGCCGCGGGGGTAA
- a CDS encoding S1 RNA-binding domain-containing protein: MKHDDSPEKGAGEDEDFAALFAADERKQDKRPRRVKLGDTVTGRVVSVGPAGAFVDMGVGLSEALLPYDEIRDEAGHLTVQVGDEVSARVVELEGKTGCPVLRRSMAKGAVGSAELQQAARLGLAVDGTVTGVNKGGVEVQVAGVRGFCPISQLELRHVEDPTPYVGQKLRFAISKYETDARGVNLVLSRRALLEVENRERAKETRAKLTPGAVMTGTVTSLRDFGAFVDLGGIDGLLPASEIGYKRGTKPSDVLAVGQVIEVQVLRVEETGDGKRPEKVSLSLKALAPDPFHEAVLKPGARVQGTVTRLEAFGAFAEVAPGVEGLVHISELGRDRSLRHARDAVKVGDVLELTVLAVDADKRRISLGTGTREDAVDPDALAAFQSASGGRFGTLGDLFKKKA; the protein is encoded by the coding sequence ATGAAGCACGACGACAGCCCCGAAAAGGGCGCAGGCGAGGACGAGGATTTTGCGGCGCTCTTTGCTGCGGACGAGCGCAAGCAGGACAAGCGCCCCCGGCGCGTGAAGCTGGGTGACACGGTCACCGGGCGGGTGGTCTCCGTGGGGCCTGCGGGTGCGTTCGTGGACATGGGGGTGGGTTTGTCCGAGGCCCTCTTGCCCTACGACGAAATTCGCGACGAAGCGGGGCATCTCACCGTGCAGGTGGGCGACGAGGTGTCGGCCCGCGTGGTGGAGCTCGAGGGAAAAACCGGCTGCCCCGTGTTGCGCCGCTCGATGGCCAAGGGGGCCGTGGGCTCGGCGGAGCTTCAGCAGGCGGCGCGGCTGGGGTTGGCGGTGGACGGCACCGTCACGGGCGTCAACAAGGGCGGCGTGGAGGTGCAGGTGGCCGGCGTGCGCGGCTTCTGTCCGATCTCGCAGCTCGAGCTGCGCCACGTGGAAGATCCCACGCCCTACGTGGGCCAAAAGCTGCGGTTTGCGATCAGCAAGTACGAAACCGACGCGCGCGGCGTGAACTTGGTCTTGTCCCGGCGGGCGCTTCTCGAGGTGGAAAACCGGGAGCGCGCCAAGGAGACCCGGGCCAAGCTGACCCCAGGCGCCGTGATGACCGGCACCGTGACGTCGCTGCGTGACTTCGGGGCTTTCGTGGATCTCGGCGGCATCGACGGCCTGCTGCCGGCTTCGGAGATTGGGTACAAGCGGGGGACCAAGCCCTCCGACGTGCTCGCGGTGGGGCAGGTGATCGAGGTTCAGGTGCTGCGTGTCGAGGAGACGGGGGACGGCAAGCGGCCCGAGAAGGTGTCGTTGTCTCTCAAGGCCCTGGCTCCGGATCCCTTTCACGAAGCCGTGCTGAAGCCGGGCGCGCGGGTGCAGGGCACGGTCACCCGGCTCGAGGCTTTCGGAGCTTTCGCAGAGGTGGCGCCCGGTGTGGAGGGCCTCGTTCACATCAGCGAGCTGGGTAGGGACCGTTCGCTGCGCCACGCGCGCGACGCCGTGAAGGTGGGCGACGTGTTGGAGCTGACGGTGCTGGCCGTGGACGCGGACAAGCGCCGCATTTCGTTGGGCACGGGTACGCGCGAGGACGCGGTGGATCCGGACGCTCTGGCCGCGTTCCAGAGCGCGTCAGGCGGCCGCTTTGGCACCCTGGGCGACCTCTTCAAAAAGAAGGCCTGA
- a CDS encoding MMPL family transporter, whose product MASTSFFDKGLQLYQAEGPAQRARVARAAPRCRSEGRCQIAASLARSIVISVRPVTFLRTSYDRYVAFVCRRRGLALAWLLLACLGPVYLTVQLFRDVRADLQELMPRDSEAARALDRIHERLGSQGHLTVVAHGDDPAANRAFIDALAERLRALASPLIARVQADVRAERAWLRQRAPLLMPAPTFDGLIDDVSRLIERKKAESNPLFVELDGDTADDDWRALEARLDREVGAHDRFPRGYLELPDGKTVVAVVWMRDSDVDIDAAKRLMAVVKAEVSALRPSFPAALGVAYTGDAANFIEEHEAILADLSLTSAVVLVLVTALIALYFRSLRSVVVVLAALTPGLLFAFGLGSLLVGHLNSNTAFLGSIIAGNGINYPLVLLSYFRARRADEPLSTSLVEAAWAALPGTLGAAATASAAYGGLALSSFRGFSQFGYLGGLGMVTTWLWAFLAMPVAVAWLPPPRRGLEATRVQSALLRYFARGRTPQVVAALFLVAGLGWAGLGIARGIKEGVYEMHLEVLRDRRSIASGSASWEAKMTELFGSWVNPVVALVQRPEDREGVARALRMHLGATQPPAIDRVETIASFFPPEAEQQRRLERLRDLQTRIAALPPDAVEGAVKPYLDTWFAPAALAPIARHEIPATLLRNLRERQGQDDRTVLLYPSTTVDYGDGRNMIWLERHIREVPLPAGALVGGPFLFMASIFELVHAEAPRVVLAVFVLVLALLIPLYRRRPGRVLLAAAIVGPVALLSQAMVLAAGVRVNMLNFAAVPITIGVGADYLLNLYGAMDSLKLDARGACARMGGAILLCSLTTIVGYGSLLLAHSGALRTFGWAAVLGEVIAVAAVLLVLPAFWRGHAAVRGRVESPLVEAPSDAAPLQAP is encoded by the coding sequence ATGGCTTCGACCAGTTTCTTCGACAAGGGCCTTCAGCTTTACCAGGCCGAAGGGCCCGCGCAAAGGGCCCGGGTCGCCCGCGCCGCGCCGCGCTGCCGCTCCGAAGGACGTTGCCAAATCGCGGCTTCGCTGGCCCGGTCGATCGTGATATCCGTTCGCCCCGTGACTTTTTTGCGGACCTCGTACGACCGTTACGTGGCTTTCGTCTGCCGGCGACGCGGCCTGGCCCTGGCGTGGCTGTTGCTCGCCTGCCTGGGCCCCGTTTACCTCACCGTGCAGCTGTTCCGTGACGTGCGGGCGGACTTGCAGGAGCTGATGCCGCGGGACTCGGAGGCTGCCCGTGCGCTCGACCGCATTCACGAGCGGCTGGGCAGCCAGGGGCACCTGACCGTGGTGGCCCATGGCGACGATCCCGCAGCGAACCGCGCTTTCATCGACGCGCTGGCTGAACGGCTCCGGGCTCTGGCGTCCCCGCTCATCGCGCGGGTGCAGGCCGACGTGCGTGCCGAGCGTGCCTGGCTGCGGCAGCGGGCGCCCTTGCTCATGCCCGCGCCGACCTTCGATGGTCTCATCGACGACGTCTCCCGCCTGATCGAACGGAAAAAAGCCGAGTCGAACCCGCTCTTCGTCGAGCTCGACGGCGACACCGCCGACGATGACTGGCGTGCGCTCGAAGCGCGGCTCGACCGTGAGGTGGGCGCGCACGATCGTTTCCCGCGTGGCTATTTGGAGCTGCCCGATGGAAAAACGGTGGTGGCGGTGGTGTGGATGCGGGACTCGGACGTGGACATCGACGCGGCCAAGCGCCTGATGGCCGTGGTGAAAGCGGAGGTCAGCGCCTTGCGCCCCAGCTTCCCCGCGGCGCTCGGTGTGGCGTACACGGGCGACGCGGCCAACTTCATCGAGGAGCACGAAGCGATTTTGGCGGATCTGTCGCTGACGTCCGCCGTGGTGCTCGTGCTGGTGACGGCGTTGATCGCGCTTTATTTTCGGTCGCTGCGCAGCGTGGTGGTCGTGCTGGCCGCGTTGACCCCGGGCCTGCTCTTTGCCTTCGGCCTGGGAAGCCTGCTCGTGGGGCACCTCAACTCGAACACGGCGTTTTTGGGCTCGATCATCGCGGGCAACGGGATCAACTATCCGCTCGTCCTGCTCTCGTATTTTCGGGCCCGGCGTGCCGACGAACCCCTTTCGACGTCACTCGTGGAGGCGGCCTGGGCGGCGTTGCCAGGCACGCTGGGCGCGGCGGCCACGGCCTCGGCGGCGTACGGGGGGCTTGCGCTCTCGAGTTTCCGAGGCTTTTCCCAGTTCGGCTACCTGGGGGGGCTTGGCATGGTGACCACGTGGCTGTGGGCCTTTTTGGCGATGCCGGTGGCCGTCGCCTGGCTGCCGCCCCCGCGCCGGGGCTTGGAAGCCACCCGGGTGCAAAGCGCGCTTCTGCGGTACTTCGCGCGGGGGCGCACGCCCCAGGTCGTGGCCGCCTTGTTCCTGGTGGCGGGCCTCGGGTGGGCGGGGCTGGGCATCGCCCGGGGCATCAAGGAAGGGGTGTACGAGATGCACCTCGAGGTGCTCCGCGATCGGCGCTCGATCGCGTCGGGTAGCGCGTCGTGGGAAGCCAAGATGACCGAGCTTTTCGGCAGCTGGGTGAATCCCGTCGTGGCTTTGGTGCAGCGGCCCGAAGACCGGGAGGGCGTGGCGCGGGCGTTGCGCATGCATCTTGGGGCCACGCAGCCCCCGGCCATCGATCGGGTCGAGACGATCGCATCGTTTTTCCCTCCCGAGGCCGAGCAGCAGCGCCGCCTCGAACGTCTGCGCGACCTGCAGACGCGCATCGCGGCCTTGCCCCCCGATGCGGTGGAAGGCGCGGTCAAGCCCTACCTCGACACCTGGTTCGCCCCCGCGGCTTTGGCCCCCATCGCGCGGCACGAGATCCCCGCCACGCTGCTCCGCAACCTGCGGGAGCGCCAGGGGCAGGACGACCGCACCGTGTTGCTTTACCCCAGCACCACCGTCGACTACGGAGACGGGCGCAACATGATCTGGCTCGAACGTCACATCCGCGAGGTCCCGTTGCCGGCAGGGGCCTTGGTGGGCGGGCCGTTTTTGTTCATGGCGTCCATCTTCGAGCTGGTCCACGCCGAAGCGCCGCGGGTGGTGTTGGCGGTGTTCGTTTTGGTCTTGGCTTTACTCATCCCGCTTTACCGGCGGCGCCCGGGACGGGTGCTGCTGGCCGCGGCCATCGTGGGGCCGGTGGCGCTGCTCTCGCAGGCGATGGTGCTGGCCGCAGGGGTGCGTGTGAACATGTTGAACTTCGCCGCCGTGCCGATCACGATCGGCGTGGGCGCCGATTATTTGCTGAACCTCTATGGGGCGATGGATAGCTTGAAGCTCGACGCCCGCGGCGCCTGCGCGCGCATGGGCGGCGCGATCTTGCTCTGCTCGCTCACCACCATCGTTGGCTACGGATCGTTGCTCCTGGCCCACTCCGGGGCCCTGCGCACCTTCGGCTGGGCCGCCGTGCTGGGGGAGGTGATCGCCGTGGCCGCCGTGCTGCTGGTGTTGCCGGCGTTTTGGCGGGGGCACGCCGCGGTACGGGGACGTGTCGAGTCTCCGCTCGTGGAGGCGCCGAGCGACGCGGCCCCCCTGCAAGCGCCCTGA